The following are encoded together in the Humulus lupulus chromosome 5, drHumLupu1.1, whole genome shotgun sequence genome:
- the LOC133779535 gene encoding uncharacterized protein LOC133779535, which produces MDGVRNAAHPKATADPDIQAQLDLLTQLGVRDDARCKIFPATLSETAQRWFFKLQPGSITSWDNFVHIFYSQFSSAMPLPAEPNDLVDINQRDNEPLKDYIQCFMQEATKVKSLSDDGNLIDINSGVKVKSLFWSSLKRKSAHTTQEFLNIAEEFIKLEEAERKVNNPTQAVFEKEKTSVGNNTNPVEGSKNGGKNGKRSKGAGSSGNQNDNKKPKTSEHPNPREYVPKFTTYTILLESRADVFNATQVVVPYKRPPPIRKDVNRRDMTKFYQFHNDYGHETNECNHLKEEIEFLIRKNNAHLKSMAPTGSIRLPLTVGTAPKSNTVMALFVVIDIPSLYNAMIGRATLYDL; this is translated from the exons ATGGATGGGGTCCGTAATGCAGCACATCCTAAGGCAACTGCAGACCCTGacatccaagcccagctggatCTATTAACCCAACTG GGGGTTCGAGATGACGCCAGGTGCAAGATCTTCCCAGCCACCCTATCAGAAACTGCCCAGCGATGGTTCTTCAAGCTACAGCCAGGATCAATCACGTCATGGGACAATTTTGTCCACATATTCTATTCTCAGTTCTCCTCAGCAATGCCCCTCCCAGCCGAGCCAAATGATTTGGTGGACATCAATCAAAGGGACAATGAGCCtctaaaagattacatccagtGTTTCATGCAAGAAGCCACCAAGGTAAAGTCCCTTAGTGATGATGGTAATTTGATAGACATCAATTCAGGAGTCAAGGTAAAAAGTTTATTCTGGAGTAGCTTGAAGAGGAAGTCAGCGCATACCACTCAAGAATTTCTCAACATAGCAGAAGAATTTATCAAGTTAGAAGAAGCTGAACGGAAGGTGAATAATCCTACCCAGGCAGTTTTCGAGAAAGAGAAAACAAGTGTTGGGAACAACACCAACCCTGTAGAAGGAAGTAAAAATGGAGGAAAGAACGGCAAACGCAGTAAAGGGGCTGGAAGCAGTGGTAACCAGAATGACAATAAAAAGCCTAAGACTAGTGAGCATCCGAACCCACGAGAATACGTGCCCAAGTTTACTACTTACACCATCCTGTTGGAGTCCCGAGCAGATGTTTTCAATGCTACACAGGTCGTCGTACCATACAAAAGACCTCCACCAATAAGGAAGGATGTTAATAGACGGGATATGACCAAGTTCTATcagtttcacaatgactacggtcatgaaaccaatgaatgtaaccacttGAAGGAGGAGATAGAGTTCCTCATTAGAAAAAACAATGCtcatctgaagag CATGGCCCCCACAGGAAGCATAAGGTTGCCTTTAACAGTAGGGACGGCACCTAAGAGCAACACGGTAATGGCTTTGTTCGTAGTGATTGACATTCCTTCTCTGTACAATGCCATGATAGGGCGGGCGACCCTGTATGACCTCTGA